The DNA sequence catcaatGCCCACTATTTCCAAGGTCTTAacgggaaaatttaaaattaaaaacaaattttgcattttactataattgatcaaaaaaataattcaaggtACTTTGCTTATATCAGGTCATATCTGATTTTATAGAAGTTAGTAGATTTATaacagggttggcaggtttctgccaaggcggtaaaaaccactggtagaaaccggttaaaaccggcatggcaaaaacccctttctgccacatttatgggagaaactcaaaaaatgacataaatgcaattcctgacatacaacagaaaatttataagaaaaataattaaatattaacccaaatacaatttatttacaacactatcaccattcaaaatcaaatttttacattgttttcacactgcagcagcctgtaacaaaatacaagttttgacgctgtttctaaacctaaacactttctcaatttgttgtgcacaaaggagaaatttgagaagattctttcaatcccagcagaactagctggcattatcatcaaagaacaagcaagattcacaaaactttcatctatagcacattttttcaaattgaaccacCATGCAGTAGCTGGCGTAGTTGTTATAACttgattggaaaaataggtttcgggAAAAGGGGCCAAGCTatggtataaggtacataatcagggttaatatttgtgagtaaagttcgggcactttcttcttgattacattataaatttactcccaaatactttggatggagcatataggctagtaaatgattatcagtaactgcttgattaaaTCTGTGCATCACTTCCTTCTCAAAAGCACACATAAGAGAGTCTTTTGTTAAATAAATCCAAACATTGCAAGCATCTGCAATTGAGCAGTTCTCTTTTTGAACTGAATCCAGAGCAATAGTAACAGGTTTTATCTGCAGCAGCAAGTGTTTAACTTCTTTGTGAATCATCTGATTATTTATAATCTGAACAATACCTTTGTCATGAATatcatcttcatattcttctagTATTTGTAAATAATATGGGCGATTCTTCATAAACAACTCTAAGCAGTCCACCTAGCTATTCAACCATGTATTACAAGGTGTATGTGGTTTTACAGCTTTTGGGTAGTCCTTTAGCCAAGCTCCTTGCCTGTGAtggtttctgaaatatttctggACTGAAACCACATGTTTAATAAGAGAATCTGGTATGATATCCAGTCCAAGAAGATTTAAGTAATGAGCTGAACACCCATAAGTTGTAACAGATGGCAtttcttcttcaataattttccTCATTAACTCCATCTTGTGTTCATTATCAGTTACTAAAGATAATACTTTGCAGTCATATTTCGTTTCAAGCTCTATTATTGCATTTTTCGCTAAATCAGCACAGTAAGTTGCAGCAGCAGGagctctttgagaatagctttattcaattatattaagtgtaaaatgacaagtttctgaattttagagtttaatgaaataaaaaaaaatctgtatttatttaaatatctatatatataattctcttacgtgccggcaaatgaaggggtgaatttctaaacctctgttggcaacactttgccgataaatcatgtaaacaaacttctacgttgttttgaaatcttgaatcacagaatactcaacgaactttttttttttttgagatgagtttgagtcgggctgtggcccatttcaaccttaatcagcaaagaaaagctcaaagaaggcaggaaaccgttcttgaatccaatttaagacgagccatttccagagttgtattctctgattcgctgccgataatttttagcggctggggaattttcagtcagcagttccttcaacagatcaggtgcgtcacacaatgccggtaaccgcacctttccgtcatggcaacatttagtatatttatttgcagtattacgctctttctgccaataaagagcaccacaaaattcgcattcttcacacattgctccacaatcatgttcatcggcaatgttgttttgaacgcgtaggcgctttgagcgtcgtctattctctgcttcagtacgacagttcagttcaaaatgaataaccgagaaagaatttactttattccttttattctcagctgaaaggtttcgccaaatttgtttagggttatagtagttttagtattgtgcaagcaaagtagccttggcgagttttcgcgtttttagttaaaccattttttgttcgtgacgtggcaaggattcagaataacaacaagaaggacaaacgtttgagaaaatatgtttggtgctctctgagcctgtttttagtcatggccagctctatgtggcattatcaagaacaagatcttttgaagcagtgtcagttgtggctcccaaacgggacatttttaattgtgtatatgaggaagttttctcagattagaatatataagagtgtaaatatgtaaatatatataagagtgtaaataatgtaaatacatccctcgggggagcctgtaacccctagagggcgcgtccccaggtggcggataggggaatgccttcattggttttccaatgggtggtagaagggaaataaaataccttccgcggaccaacaggtagaagtgcaatctctccaaagcaatgacagacacttttgtatctataatggtaaagttgtgcacattgccaaggcagtcatcttacatacagcaaagttaaactgtcgaaaatctggctaaagcagacaaattaacattatgaacgtaattttcatattggttaaatggatggtgacctaaatgcaattaccaactttaatttttacggaaaattttagctaggctaatgtattggcatacagcgagcgagcgaagcgagcatggatcgcgaagcgatccacagggaactgcgtaagcagttccgggggttggcgagcgatagcgagcagggggcgatagccccctagtttgatatattacactttatatcttgaatacaaacaaaataattataaacaaactgaaaaatttgttacttacaacattacaaggctaaaatttctaacacatagcaatttcaactgtgatacattttactttgctttggaaatgtcagtcttgttatttaacatatttttacactaattattaaatagctattatattaagtttttgaaatgacgAAATGgggttatattttttattttacttaatttattttactgtCATTAAGTAAtattactagagctattaaaaactttttctagtttttgccagtttctgccggtttttaccggttataaccagtttctgccactggcagggcaaaaaccagtttctgccggcaaaaagccaaccctgatttATAGTGACGTTTTATATGTAAAAGGCATCTGCCTGACTTATTTTCCGCATATACCAGGGGATACACCAATTTAAGAGTAAACAAGagacttttttatgttttttttttcagatttttttagaaattaacagaatTTGCAAAGAGTCACAGAAAATAGAATGTGTGAACAGGTTTCTTTCcccttttttcattgttttaagaAATGTGTACTTTGTTGTTCTATGCAAAGAAACAATGATGGAATCTGAAAAATTATCTTAATTAAATTGGAATTAAGTTGAAAGGAATCACTTgaccatttgttttcttttttttattcaaaagaagaatcctctagtcttttttttttcatcactatCTTCAAAAACCGTAGGTATAATCCGCAAAAGCAATGGTCTGCTTCCAAACGTCCGCCATCTTTACTTTTAACTGAGTGTTAAAAAAGTGCACACAGTTAAGAAGAAAACGATGAGCTAACGTTCGTTGAGCCAGTGAGTTTCGTGAGACTTTGAACCCTTGATGTGGTTCTTGAGGAACACGAATTTTTTGACCTTATTGGATGTATGGAAGGGGCTAAAAGCATGCCCActagaggtggggggggggggggggggagacatggTTCAGAGTTcagcaatgaaattttataagGTGTTTTGGGGGTACTTTTCTTCATGGGGTGTTTTGGGGGAAAGGTTGccttttttcttgggggggggggggtggcctTGTATAATTTTAGCAAATACTTGCAgtggaaacaaaaaatgttttgttctaTTCAAAGTTAGGGGAGGGGTGAGGGACAACAGACTTATTTCCCCATACATAACATCCTGTtataaaattttagctttttcttGACCTTGTtttggttttatatttaattttataacatACTAAGCCAAGACTGGGAAGTTGGCTTGCAAAACGGAGAAACTGTTTGGTTTTAAATGAATCTTTGTTCTCACAAAAATGTATGAATGTATTCCACTTTTAAGACAATATTTCATAACATTTGCtttgaagaaggggggggggggcatgagctCTGCAGTTAAAGTATAAAACTAGTGTGGTTGTTAACCATCATTTACTccaaaaatttctatttcacaGAGTAAAAATTTTATCTCCATGTGTGGCTTATTTCTTTTGAtctttggtaaaaaaaaagaaattatccaTAATAAACATACATTTTATGATAAGCTAACAGAAGTATCacttctcattttaatttttatgcctCCATTCTGACCCCTGAAAAAAATGGAATGGCAACCCtacatttatgcatttttctttcccAACAGAAAGCCTTAAATGCTGAGTTAAAAGTAAATTATGAACAgactttgttattattattaatattttttagataaTTATGCTTTTAACTCGCCAGATTTGTAAAATAATACCTAGGAATAAAAATTTGTTGATCTGTAActtttatttgtcatttttattttcctttcaagtaaaaagatttgaaaaatagtTGTAAACTTGAATTAAGTAGCctttttttactgcaaaatttttaGATTGCTACTTAGGCTGTATAGATTTTAGAATTGATCAAATCactgtatacagtaaaacctgtctacaacgatactgccGGGATCTGAAaaagtattgttatagacaggttatcgttatagacagtttggtTATTCATGCAGACATTTTTCTgcgaccaaggaaaatatcgttaagACAGGTTCATTGTTAttgacagtatcgttatacacaggttttactgtattgtaaAAAGTACATGCTAAGGTTGCATGAAGTTATCctaaatggaattttaaaaagtaatttactaTATGTTTTTCAGATGGTTGCCTGTGTATTTTCATGTGCCACTCGAAACTTTTTTAGCAGAAGTGCTTTCTGCCACtccttgaaatattttcagtgtaCTGCTAGTTTTTCATCGAATGCTACCGTAAATCCCagagaaattgaaaaatttactaCTAAAGCAAATGAATGGTGGGATAAAGAACTTGTACTGCTTCATTCTATGAACTCGGTCCGAGTTCCCTTTATTCGGGATGGTCTCCTTTCAATGTCTGGGATGCCAAAGAAAACAGCCCATCCCTTGAAAGGTTATTCCATTATTGATGTAGGTTGTGGCGGTGGAATTCTATCTGAACCTCTTGCCAGATTGGGTGCAAACGTTACAGGTCTTGATCCTGGACACCAAAATATCGAGAAAGCTattgaacatgcatcacttgaTGAGAAACTGAAAGACAAACTAACTTATGTGTGTGATACTGTTGAAAACCATATTTCTTCACCATCTAAATATGATGCAGTAGTTTGTAGTGAAGTAGTAGAACATGTGGATAACCTTGAAATGTTCGTTTCACATTGTGTTGAAATAACGAAAGATGGGGGCTCATTGTTTTTTACTACAATTAATCGGACTGCTCTGTCATATTTGCTCTCAATAGTATTTGGTGAATATATTACAGGTTTAATACCTAGGGGAACTCATGATTGGAATAAATTTGTACAACCAAAAGAATTATGTCACATTTTGGAATCTCTTAATTGCCGTGTTGTGTCAGTTCAAGGATTTATGTATAATCCTGTTACAAAAAGCTTTGGGTGGTGTCCTAATACTAGTAATTCTTATGCATTACATGCTGTAAAGTAGTTCCTTAACAGTGTCTAGCTTACAAAATGTGTTGAGGCGTTAGTTAACGTAAGTTTAGAAATTGTTTAGCTGCTTGCATTACAGCAATGCCTGTATAGCATTTTTCTACATTATATagtaaaagaaaactatttacTTCTCCTTTTCAGTCAATATTCAAAcaatgaaatagtttgtttcaagAAGGAAATAACTTAATTATGCAGAGTGGTGACAGAtcatcagggaaaagtcagggaactttattaatcagggaaatgtcagggaattttgaaaaaataacaaaaaatcagggaaaattgattttatgaagaaattttttttttttgctttacaaaattaagtactctaattctctacgcattttccgccaattagctgttcaaaaaaaaaaaaaagtaaaattaatgaggtgcgattatacactgccgcatatttgtgcatcttttttcctcaacgtcaaagtattgaaccttacttattaaccacaggatgaacttcctaagattgcttctgtgtctgttaggttgtttattttacctagcttgaaatttccctttacgctttcaatgctacgtaaaataaacaacaacacaggcaaagaggaagccttcattaatgccttagctcctttgcctttattccattgtctcgaagtaattagcgtactgtaatcacgacttcaagaagaaatctttggtttttgaagtaatgctataaaagcttaaaagttattacttagtgtttttaatttaattgctaaaattgagctttcaattaaaaataactttgttttttgccgttatactatttgttgtcaccgcagattataaagattttcttttcttcagacttaagagtgattctttaattttataaccaagttgtattcttcttttatatattttgaaattaactaattgcttttttttcttgcatttcaaagttgtttgatacaaaagcaatctaagattttttttcgttacgtactgaaatcatttgaaatagagttaacttgtgtacttaagtaaatatctttattttttaattgttgaaatgctgtattcattcattaaaacctatgttcttgattagagaaaagctccctatgaatggatgtcaaatggtttcatctgttttgcataaatatgtcaattagttatataagaataactacattacttctgttctttcactattacttgttattcttacaacaattattatactgttttaaaacttagttcaaaataatttcaattactttttagttctatcataaatacacatatgtttttaagagtaattgtaatagtttttttaaaattcttattctAAGTGGTTTCtcgaagtaaagtatttttttttttaaattttctataatctttccattgtagaaaaatttaatatagtgttttgtaggtttttttcccaaaaaataacttgatatgtttttttaacaattttatttaaaagtagcattttttaaaaatatatctttagttcaacaactttacacaacttaaaagtttaaaatactgcattttatacagatatacaatggatttcaagtagagcaaagaaagaaaaccattatcattggtaacgtaaatcagggaaatttgctgaacttaatcagggaaaagtcagggaactttttttcacagttcctgtcgccaccctgttatggGTGATGATTATAAATTGTATTATACATTAATCATTTCCTATGTTTATCTAATTAATAGCTGacatatattagaaaaaaaggcATCCACATTATATTTTGCTTtacaattaattttctttttttaatcttttgtctGCAGCTTTGGTGATGTTTGTTGAAAAATTCTTTCTGCCAAATTGATCATTAATAAAtaggatttataaattttttcttcCTGTCATGATAATTGTACTTgcatgtgcattttttgtttcacgTGGAAAAAATTATACAATGGCTGTATAGTAGTAGAAATATGCATATGCAATCAGACTATTGATTGCTTACATCACTGAtatggattttaattttttttttcttgtttttaccaatcacttgtttcaatttttcctttaaattaattCTGATTATCTCAGTATTATCAACTTG is a window from the Uloborus diversus isolate 005 chromosome 6, Udiv.v.3.1, whole genome shotgun sequence genome containing:
- the LOC129223862 gene encoding ubiquinone biosynthesis O-methyltransferase, mitochondrial-like isoform X1, whose product is MVACVFSCATRNFFSRSAFCHSLKYFQCTASFSSNATVNPREIEKFTTKANEWWDKELVLLHSMNSVRVPFIRDGLLSMSGMPKKTAHPLKGYSIIDVGCGGGILSEPLARLGANVTGLDPGHQNIEKAIEHASLDEKLKDKLTYVCDTVENHISSPSKYDAVVCSEVVEHVDNLEMFVSHCVEITKDGGSLFFTTINRTALSYLLSIVFGEYITGLIPRGTHDWNKFVQPKELCHILESLNCRVVSVQGFMYNPVTKSFGWCPNTSNSYALHAVK